The Arabidopsis thaliana chromosome 5, partial sequence genomic interval TGGAAATCTCCACGACCAACATCTCTCTGATCACAAGAACCAGAGATCATCACCATCGGCCATGTATTAACCCAAGCGTTGGAAAGACCCGCGAGCCCATGAACACAACCCGGACCCGAAACCGTTAAAAGGATACCCGGTTTACCCGTGAGGTAACCGTAAGCTGAAGCGGCGTAACCAGCGGATTGTTCGTTGTGGAAGGCGATGAAACGTATACCTAAAGCCATAGCTCGGCTAGCTAGAGACGTGACGGGGATTCCAACGACGCCGAACATGTGGGTTACGCCGAGATGAGAGAGTGACTTGGCCACGAGAACGTTGCCATCAATTGACGGTGGAGTGGTTTCTGATTTATCCGCCATGTTCTCTTGGATTTGCTCAAAGTTTCAGTTTCTTCTACTTGCTTTAGTTTCTTTATATAGCCTTTTGTATTTGTGTTTTACTCTTACTGTGATTACGTGTTTTGCATTAATGCTACTATTAGCCTATTATTGACTTCTTTATTTGCATTTTGTGTGTTCTCTGAAAATTTTATCTACAAACTTGTACACGTAATTATGTGTGTTTTGCTAATTTAAAAGTTATCTACGTAGCAAATAGTAAAATTCTCAACAAATTGATTATACGACCAAACTATACAtgaatttctttatttttggcaACTTACATTATTCAATAACAAAGTAGTATGACAGATAACTTAATTTACAAAGGTATTGTGATTTAGTGattcaataaaatatatctttggttttggtcACTAGCGACTCCTACTTACCTAATCTTCTCAataatttggatttggatgtgataaaatgataaatttatgAGTTCATGGTTTGGAACAAGTGACCTTGTATAACCCTTGAGGGCTGCCACTAGAATTGTTTTGTAGttagcaaagaaaacaaatcaaatttggatttgttctTTTACACAAAGTGGATGATTTTGACCACGACAAAACTAGAGCACCACTCAAAGATTTCTCATGATTTTGCGAgtctacaaaataaatttttttttctccaacgGTAGTGAATTCCACAATCGATTGAGCTAacaatttatcaaataaacttGGACTCGTTTAAtttaatgaagaaaacagaagagcttgacaaaaagaaaaaaacaacaacgtGTGGAACcattaacaatcaaacatCTTTAATGGCACGCACGTCCTCTCTCAAAAAATTTCCTCACGTATACATACGCTCAAAACATTCAAGAACCAATGCTAAGGTTCCCATTTGAGttctttttgtaaacaaaaacatggcGAGATCGCTCAAGAAATCAGCCAAGTTGAGTCTAAGAAGAGTCCGGATCAATTCACCTTCGATTAGGTTCAAACCGGACTCGAGTTCCATAGAGAGAGACCAAAGAATCGAGTTTCTAGGCGAAAATGGTGATGATGCCGGatccggagaagaagacaccAAAGAAGCAAACAATGAAAGTGAAGAGGTTGAagataaggaagaagaaagagtcaaAGTAATTgtagaggaggaagaagaaaaagaacaagatgATGCCAAGAGCTTTAACATTGGAGGcggagaaggaaaaaaagaggcGGTGGCAGCGGTTGAGGCGGTTGAGGAGGAGGCGGAAGGCGGGAATAGAGTAATGGTGGTGGTTGATAAAGCGCTTGCTTCTACCGGAGCTTTAGAATGGGCTATTACGCATACTTTACAACCACAAGACACTCTTTTTCTGTTATACTTTGCAAAACCGTTTAGAAAaagttcttctctttctctcctctttgtcaattttcttgtttaaggtttgtttggtttggctAATGAGGTTTTTCGGATTGAGTTTTAGGTAAAAGGAAGAACCGAAAACGCGAGGTGAAAACCGATGAATTGGTCCATACTTTAAAGAAACTGTGCCAAACGAAACGACCCGGGGTGAGTCACACTTGGTATTCGAttgtttatacatataatGAAAGCTACACTATTACTGTTCTGATCAAATTCTGGCGACGTGTGGATTTCTTTTATGAATGTCAGATAGAAGTGGAGATAAGGAGGTTAGAGGggaaagacaaagacaaaggGCAGAAGATAgttgaagaatcaaagaaacaacaagtGAGCCTTTTAGTGGTTGGACAAGAGAAGAAACCTCCGGTCTGGAGGCTATTGAAGAGATGGGCGTGGAAGAGACGCCGTGGACACGAAGGTGTTCTCAAATACTGCCTCGAAAACGCCTCTTGCATGACAATCGCGGTTAAACCCAAGAACCGCAAGCTCGGCGGTTACTTAATCACCACCAAACGCCACAAAAACTTCTGGCTTCTCGCTTGACAACAACGCAAGTTTTCctcttttgtgtttgtatcaTTCATAAGGCTTTAAAATTTTTTCACCTATTTCATCTTTTATACATGAAACAAACTTGCTCCAgtacacaaaaatcaaataggCCTTTCTTGGATTATTGATATAACAATGTTACTGCACAAGAACTATGAACAATTTTCCCTATCTTCTGCTGGTTCAATCGGTTAATGATTCCGAGATTCTGTTAATTAACACAATACATTGGAAAGCAAGTGAGACTTCTTGGTGTTTACTAACCTTCTCTTTTTGAGCTCAGCTTTCATTGTCATCGTTTCGGGTTTGGTCCAAAACTACTGAACCCAATGCTTATAAGCAATCTGGTGAAGCTGATCATATCCCGCAAGCACTCCTGCTCCTGCTACTCCAAGAAGCATGTTCGCAGTAACTCCTCTATATAGCGCATAGAACCCTTCCGACTTCAATATCTCTCTTAAGGCATGAATGGTGTTCCGGTATTTAACAGGTTGTCCTGATGTAAGCATCATTCTCCTCCTAAGTGTGTCAAAAGGGTAAGCAATGACGCCTGCAGAGGTAGTAATACTCCAACCCAATAGAAAACTAGCCAAGAAGTTTCCCTGTCACGGAATCAAAGAACCATTTTTAGCTATTTTCTGCTATAGATTAAGAAATAATAACGGCATACATAGATGACATTACCTCTAAGGAACCGACTAACACAATGGGTTTGATGGTGTCGTACATCCCAAAATACATTCCTCGGTAAAGAGTGATTCCCACTATTGACACACCAAATCCACGGTAAAGACCTTTAATACCGTCACTTGACAAAGTTTTACGATACACATCGATCA includes:
- a CDS encoding Adenine nucleotide alpha hydrolases-like superfamily protein (Adenine nucleotide alpha hydrolases-like superfamily protein; FUNCTIONS IN: molecular_function unknown; INVOLVED IN: response to stress; CONTAINS InterPro DOMAIN/s: UspA (InterPro:IPR006016), Rossmann-like alpha/beta/alpha sandwich fold (InterPro:IPR014729); BEST Arabidopsis thaliana protein match is: Adenine nucleotide alpha hydrolases-like superfamily protein (TAIR:AT3G03290.1); Has 1807 Blast hits to 1807 proteins in 277 species: Archae - 0; Bacteria - 0; Metazoa - 736; Fungi - 347; Plants - 385; Viruses - 0; Other Eukaryotes - 339 (source: NCBI BLink).); this translates as MARSLKKSAKLSLRRVRINSPSIRFKPDSSSIERDQRIEFLGENGDDAGSGEEDTKEANNESEEVEDKEEERVKVIVEEEEEKEQDDAKSFNIGGGEGKKEAVAAVEAVEEEAEGGNRVMVVVDKALASTGALEWAITHTLQPQDTLFLLYFAKPFRKSKRKNRKREVKTDELVHTLKKLCQTKRPGIEVEIRRLEGKDKDKGQKIVEESKKQQVSLLVVGQEKKPPVWRLLKRWAWKRRRGHEGVLKYCLENASCMTIAVKPKNRKLGGYLITTKRHKNFWLLA